From one Humulus lupulus chromosome 8, drHumLupu1.1, whole genome shotgun sequence genomic stretch:
- the LOC133797912 gene encoding uncharacterized protein LOC133797912 isoform X2: protein MDHEHGMGATEGSCSNKYEQEMAQLRAVVNRQAEQIEKLLAEQRQRQAPTPPTETPTPPQAPPPQAPPAVHPMEPLYERFRKQRPPVFEGSTDPLDAQDWKSSLEDIFEFMQLSDREKVSCAAHTLKKDAKIWWEVVKQTREVNQMTWAEFELVFNEKFYNEAVLTAKVSEFTRLQQGNLSVAEYARTFDRLAKFAPDLVNTETSRVNRFLEGLQPELARDVDMGRTGPLSYAQAVEKALRAEHREEKITKAKAATSMPRRDTPFNKEQSRFHNDNKRGAQNFQFRQGQNKKFKGGQQNRQPGFQQMPRCQTCGKNHFGECRLLTKSCFKCGKGDHFIKDCPLMKNQQMKDEPQRTNARVFTITQADADTNNSVVSGDIFASGILTHALIDSGATHSFASLTYVKRLGRSCEKLSEVFSTMLPSGEILYSTHWLRGVPICIDGRELYADLIMLEMADYEVILGMDWLSKYNVTIDCRRKTVIFKPSEEDEFMFTGATSKSCIPLISAMKARRLLESGCVGYLASVVDTYKE from the coding sequence GAGAAGTTGTTAGCAGAACAACGACAAAGGCAAGCACCAACACCACCTACTGAAACTCCAACACCTCCACAAGCTCCACCTCCACAAGCTCCACCTGCAGTGCACCCCATGGAACCATTATATGAACGGTTCCGAAAACAACGCCCACCAGTATTTGAAGGTAGCACTGACCCACTTGACGCACAAGACTGGAAGAGTTCTTTAGAAGACATCTTTGAGTTCATGCAACTAAGTGACAGGGAAAAAGTTTCTTGTGCTGCTCATACACTTAAAAAGGATGCTaagatctggtgggaagtggttaaGCAGACTAGAGAAGTGAATCAGATGACTTGGGCAGAATTTGAACTGGTCTTCAATGAGAAGTTTTATAATGAAGCTGTGTTGACTGCCAAAGTAAGTGAGTTCACTAGATTGCAACAGGGGAATCTATCAGTGGCTGAGTACGCCAGGACATTTGAccggttagccaagtttgcaccagacttgGTTAACACTGAAACTAGTAGAGTGAATCGCTTCCTGGAGGGTCTACAACCAGAATTGGCTAGAGATGTAGATATGGGACGTACAGGGCCTCTTTCTTATGCTCAGGCTgtggagaaagctttgagagctgaacacagagaagaaaaaataacaaaagctAAAGCTGCTACTAGCATGCCTCGTAGAGACACTCCATTCAACAAAGAACAAAGCCGCTTTCACAATGACAACAAAAGAGGGGCCCAGAATTTCCAATTTAGACAAGGACAGAATAAGAAATTTAAAGGAGGTCAGCAAAACAGGCAACCTGGATTCCAACAAATGCCACGATGTCAAACTTGTGGAAAGAATCATTTCGGGGAGTGCAGGCTTCTAACTAAGAGCTGCTTCAAATGTGGCAAGGGGGATCATTTTATCAAAGATTGTCCATTGATGAAGAACCAACAAATGAAGGATGAACCTCAGAGGACAAATGCTAGGGTGTTCACGATTACTCAGGCTGATGCTGATACCAACAACTCTGTTGTGTCAGGTGATATTTTTGCATCTGGTATTCTCACTCATGCATTAATAGATTCAGGTGCCACGCATTCATTTGCATCATTGACATATGTAAAAAGGTTGGGTAGATCGTGTGAAAAATTGTCAGAagtttttagtacaatgttaccatcTGGAGAGATTCTGTATTCTACTCATTGGTTGAGGGGGGTTCCTATTTgcattgatggtagggaattatatgCTGATCTAATAATGTTAGAGATGGCCGATTATGaggtgattttgggtatggattggctttcaaagtataatgtcactattgattgtagaaggaaaacAGTGATATTTAAGCCTTCAGAGGAAGATGAGTTTATGTTTACTGGAGCGACATCAAAAAGTTGCATTCCATTAATTTCTGCTATGAAGGCCAGGCGACTGTTGGAAAGTGGATGTGTGGGTTATctcgccagtgtggttgacacgtaTAAGGAGTAA
- the LOC133797912 gene encoding uncharacterized protein LOC133797912 isoform X1 — MMDHEHGMGATEGSCSNKYEQEMAQLRAVVNRQAEQIEKLLAEQRQRQAPTPPTETPTPPQAPPPQAPPAVHPMEPLYERFRKQRPPVFEGSTDPLDAQDWKSSLEDIFEFMQLSDREKVSCAAHTLKKDAKIWWEVVKQTREVNQMTWAEFELVFNEKFYNEAVLTAKVSEFTRLQQGNLSVAEYARTFDRLAKFAPDLVNTETSRVNRFLEGLQPELARDVDMGRTGPLSYAQAVEKALRAEHREEKITKAKAATSMPRRDTPFNKEQSRFHNDNKRGAQNFQFRQGQNKKFKGGQQNRQPGFQQMPRCQTCGKNHFGECRLLTKSCFKCGKGDHFIKDCPLMKNQQMKDEPQRTNARVFTITQADADTNNSVVSGDIFASGILTHALIDSGATHSFASLTYVKRLGRSCEKLSEVFSTMLPSGEILYSTHWLRGVPICIDGRELYADLIMLEMADYEVILGMDWLSKYNVTIDCRRKTVIFKPSEEDEFMFTGATSKSCIPLISAMKARRLLESGCVGYLASVVDTYKE, encoded by the coding sequence GAGAAGTTGTTAGCAGAACAACGACAAAGGCAAGCACCAACACCACCTACTGAAACTCCAACACCTCCACAAGCTCCACCTCCACAAGCTCCACCTGCAGTGCACCCCATGGAACCATTATATGAACGGTTCCGAAAACAACGCCCACCAGTATTTGAAGGTAGCACTGACCCACTTGACGCACAAGACTGGAAGAGTTCTTTAGAAGACATCTTTGAGTTCATGCAACTAAGTGACAGGGAAAAAGTTTCTTGTGCTGCTCATACACTTAAAAAGGATGCTaagatctggtgggaagtggttaaGCAGACTAGAGAAGTGAATCAGATGACTTGGGCAGAATTTGAACTGGTCTTCAATGAGAAGTTTTATAATGAAGCTGTGTTGACTGCCAAAGTAAGTGAGTTCACTAGATTGCAACAGGGGAATCTATCAGTGGCTGAGTACGCCAGGACATTTGAccggttagccaagtttgcaccagacttgGTTAACACTGAAACTAGTAGAGTGAATCGCTTCCTGGAGGGTCTACAACCAGAATTGGCTAGAGATGTAGATATGGGACGTACAGGGCCTCTTTCTTATGCTCAGGCTgtggagaaagctttgagagctgaacacagagaagaaaaaataacaaaagctAAAGCTGCTACTAGCATGCCTCGTAGAGACACTCCATTCAACAAAGAACAAAGCCGCTTTCACAATGACAACAAAAGAGGGGCCCAGAATTTCCAATTTAGACAAGGACAGAATAAGAAATTTAAAGGAGGTCAGCAAAACAGGCAACCTGGATTCCAACAAATGCCACGATGTCAAACTTGTGGAAAGAATCATTTCGGGGAGTGCAGGCTTCTAACTAAGAGCTGCTTCAAATGTGGCAAGGGGGATCATTTTATCAAAGATTGTCCATTGATGAAGAACCAACAAATGAAGGATGAACCTCAGAGGACAAATGCTAGGGTGTTCACGATTACTCAGGCTGATGCTGATACCAACAACTCTGTTGTGTCAGGTGATATTTTTGCATCTGGTATTCTCACTCATGCATTAATAGATTCAGGTGCCACGCATTCATTTGCATCATTGACATATGTAAAAAGGTTGGGTAGATCGTGTGAAAAATTGTCAGAagtttttagtacaatgttaccatcTGGAGAGATTCTGTATTCTACTCATTGGTTGAGGGGGGTTCCTATTTgcattgatggtagggaattatatgCTGATCTAATAATGTTAGAGATGGCCGATTATGaggtgattttgggtatggattggctttcaaagtataatgtcactattgattgtagaaggaaaacAGTGATATTTAAGCCTTCAGAGGAAGATGAGTTTATGTTTACTGGAGCGACATCAAAAAGTTGCATTCCATTAATTTCTGCTATGAAGGCCAGGCGACTGTTGGAAAGTGGATGTGTGGGTTATctcgccagtgtggttgacacgtaTAAGGAGTAA